The following proteins are co-located in the Heteronotia binoei isolate CCM8104 ecotype False Entrance Well chromosome 21, APGP_CSIRO_Hbin_v1, whole genome shotgun sequence genome:
- the RTN4RL2 gene encoding reticulon-4 receptor-like 2 — translation MLCTCYISPPTVSCQANNFSSVPQVLPSNAQRLFLQNNLIGTLRAGMFGPSLVTLWLYSNNISSIRSGTFRHLQALEELDLGDNRNLRTLDPDTFHGLERLQSLHLYRCQLSSLPNTIFHNLFSLQYLYLQENNLLCLQDDLFVDLANLSHLFLHGNKIWQLSENVFRGLSGLDRLLLHRNRLHTIPTWAFRDLRKLTILYLFNNSLTTLSEETLSNLPSLEFLRLNSNPWACDCRARSLWAWFQHTRVSISDVICVSPAERKGHDMRFLKESVFQDCPPTNHHSVGFDWGCRPEWENGAIHPHQNGSSNHLYGLGGSPPADPSSFYRDVPANDIRSPKYDPPTEDDYWGTFGSEEGEQLKKGCSGPACSSLDSGAIRIGFLSLPLLCLLILLGPSWF, via the exons ATGCTCTGCACCTGCTATATTTCTCCACCCACAGTCAGCTGCCAGGCCAATAACTTCTCCTCTGTGCCGCAAGTTCTGCCATCCAATGCTCAGCGCCTCTTTCTGCAAAACAATCTGATTGGGACTCTGCGAGCTGGCATGTTTGGGCCCAGCCTTGTCACCCTCTGGCTTTATTCTAACAATATCTCCTCCATCCGGTCTGGCACCTTCCGCCATCTGCAGGCACTTGAAGAACTGGATCTCGGGGACAATCGCAATTTGCGCACCCTTGACCCAGATACTTTCCATGGACTGGAACGACTGCAGTCTCTGCACCTGTACCGTTGTCAGCTTAGCAGCCTACCAAATACCATATTCCACAACCTCTTCAGCCTCCAGTACCTCTACCTTCAAGAGAATAATCTGCTTTGCCTGCAG GATGACCTTTTTGTGGACTTGGCTAACCTAAGCCACCTTTTCCTGCATGGCAACAAGATTTGGCAGCTCTCAGAGAACGTCTTCCGGGGCCTGTCTGGATTAGACCGCTTGTTGCTACACAGGAATCGCCTGCACACAATTCCTACCTGGGCTTTTCGTGATTTGCGCAAGCTTACCATTCTGTACTTGTTTAACAACAGTCTGACAACCCTGTCTGAGGAAACACTCTCAAACTTGCCCTCACTGGAGTTCCTGCGCCTCAACAGCAACCCATGGGCCTGTGACTGCCGTGCCCGCTCCCTCTGGGCCTGGTTCCAGCACACACGTGTCTCCATCTCGGATGTCATATGTGTATCTCCTGCAGAGCGCAAGGGACATGACATGCGTTTCCTAAAAGAATCTGTCTTTCAGGACTGTCCTCCAACCAATCACCACTCTGTTGGGTTTGACTGGGGTTGTAGGCCTGAGTGGGAGAATGGAGCAATTCATCCGCATCAGAATGGCTCATCCAATCACCTGTACGGCCTGGGGGGGTCACCACCTGCTGACCCCTCCTCCTTCTACAGAGATGTGCCAGCCAATGACATTCGAAGCCCCAAGTATGATCCACCTACAGAGGATGACTACTGGGGGACCTTCGGCAGTGAAGAAGGAGAACAGCTTAAAAAGGGGTGTTCAGGACCTGCTTGTTCCTCTCTGGACTCCGGAGCGATCAGGATTGGCTTTCTGTCACTTCCTCTTCTCTGCCTACTGATACTATTGGGACCTTCCTGGTTTTGA